A portion of the Oncorhynchus gorbuscha isolate QuinsamMale2020 ecotype Even-year linkage group LG19, OgorEven_v1.0, whole genome shotgun sequence genome contains these proteins:
- the LOC124004951 gene encoding LOW QUALITY PROTEIN: olfactory receptor 2D2-like (The sequence of the model RefSeq protein was modified relative to this genomic sequence to represent the inferred CDS: substituted 1 base at 1 genomic stop codon), with translation MSLRQDVLLDGRELGLKEICTELAIFLLLVYIMFVIGNNMIVTLVIITPNFKDSCLQANVSVVTEFLFIGVESGLKNVYLELAIFLLVVYLMILIGKLIILTLVATDPKLQSAMYMFLSHLSLVDIVISTSVLPKMIAVSLWNNVTISYSACFLQLYVYLSFQTVESMLLCVMDYDRXVAICNPLQQHYLRDSIYFPFTVIIWSYFRILVAVCKIASSEARMKAFSTCSAHLTVVLPFYLAHSCVYISAKSENIHCKVIILISIGNCFLTPVINPIIYSLRNKEITAALRRPCSGKGDSDGVQQGHV, from the exons ATGTCTCTCAGACAAG ATGTCCTGTTAGATGGACGGGAACTGGGTCTCAAGGAGATCTGCACAGAGCTGGCCATCTTTCTTCTGTTGGTATACATCATGTTCGTCATCGGCAACAACATGATCGTCACTCTGGTGATCATCACTCCAAACTTCA AAGACTCTTGCCTTCAAGCCAACGTGTCAGTTGTGACTGAATTCCTCTTCATTGGGGTTGAGAGCGGGCTGAAAAACGTCTACCTAGAGCTGGCCATCTTCCTATTGGTGGTCTACCTGATGATCCTGATTGGGAAGCTCATCATACTTACCCTGGTGGCGACAGACCCCAAGCTGCAGTCAGCCATGTACATGTTCCTCAGCCATCTGTCCCTCGTAGACATTGTGATATCGACCAGTGTTCTGCCTAAGATGATAGCAGTGAGTTTGTGGAATAACGTAACGATCTCCTACTCAGCGTGTTTCCTCCAGTTGTATGTGTATTTGTCATTTCAAACCGTCGAGAGCATGCTGCTGTGTGTCATGGACTATGACCGCTAAGTCGCCATCTGCAATCCCTTACAGCAGCATTATCTTAGAGACT CGATCTATTTCCCGTTCACTGTCATTATTTGGTCCTACTTCAGAATCCTTGTAGCCGTCTGCAAGATTGCATCTTCAGAGGCCCGTATGAAAGCCTTCTCTACCTGCTCCGCACATCTCACTGTCGTCCTCCCCTTCTACCTTGCTCACTCCTGCGTCTACATCAGTGCCAAATCTGAAAACATTCACTGTAAAGTTATAATCTTGATATCTATCGGTAACTGCTTCCTGACTCCTGTTATAAATCCCATCATCTATAGTTTAAGAAACAAAGAGATAACGGCTGCGCTGAGAAGGCCCTGTTCTGGTAAGGGCGACTCTGACGGTGTACAACAGGGACACGTTTGA